Sequence from the Bacillus sp. es.036 genome:
CCAACTTCTTACTTGTTTTTTAGAGCTATTTTTGCCAATTGGCTCGTGTGCTTAGCGGTGTGGTTACCGCTACGTGTGAAGGGAGATACAGCCAAGATCATTATTATGATGCTTCTTGTTTTCACTTTTTTTACATCTGGGTACGAACACAGCATAGCGAATCTCGCCGTTTTTCTTATTTCATATACTTCTCCCCATTCTGAACTGATCAACGTAGCCGGATTTATGCATAACCTTGTTCCCGTTACCCTTGGTAATATCGTAGGAGGAGGATTCTTTGTAGGTGTACTGTTTTTCTTCTTGAACGAACCTATAAAAAGGAAGGAAATCCAGTCAAATCCAGTTTTAATCGCTTCCACAAAAGTTTTTAATAATAAATTGTAAAAATTCAGTTTTTCTTGTTGGAACGTGACAATAAGAGTGGTAGGTTTAAGTATAAGGGAGAGATGCTCCTCTCTACTCTCATCCAGGAGAGGAAGTGGCCGACGCTCGATGAGTCAACAGCTATTAAGCAAATACACAAAAGTCTTGTATCAGGCAATGGTAGCCATTCAATTCATTAAGCAGCATAAGGAAAAGGCATGTGACATACGACAAATTTCCATACTGACAGGCTTTTCAGAAGAAGCCATATTGGAGGCGATGGAATTTGGGGAATATGAACAGCATAATCGGCACGGAAAAGCTCTTTAACAAACGATCAGGATGAGGAAGAGAGTGAGCGTCCTCCTAATGGAAGGAATGTTTTCTGTCGAGGCGTATAAGCTAATGGAAGGGGGAGTTACTATCAGAAATTGATTGTAACTCTTTTTTTTGATGCGGAAGAGGTGAAAGAATAAATGACAACGCACATCTTTTCGACAGAACGACTCGTTTTACGAAAAATGATATCGGAAGACGTGGATTCCCTTCTTGAAATTTTCTCAGATAAAGAAGTGATGAAGTACTATCCGTCCTGTAAAAATCGAAATGATACCGTGAAGTGGATTGAGTGGACATTACATCACTACAAAATCTATGGTTTTGGAATGTGGATCGTTGAAGACAAAGAAAGTGGTCAGGTGATAGGACAGTGTGGCCTTGTTCTACAAAAATTAGTTCACGGTGTTGAAGTGGAGCTCGGTTACCTTTTTGCCAAACAACACTGGGGAAAAGGGTATGCGACGGAAGCAGCTTTCGCATGTAAGAAATATGCCTTCAATGAGTTAGGGGTTTCCAAGCTTATTTCATTAATTGATCCACAAAATAAAGCTTCGCTAAAAGTAGCGAAGCGGATCGGCATGACATATGAGTGTACGGTTATAAAGTGGAATAAAGAGCTCGATCTATATGGTTGTCAATAAAGTAGGAAATAGCATTGTTATACTTAGCCTCTCCCAGCCTGAAAAGCGGGATAAAGTTTCATTCCACCGTCGGCAAATAACGTAATGCCAGTCACATAGCTTGCTTCATCTGAGGCTAAAAAAGCAGCGATGGAAGCAATTTGAGCTGGTTCCCCAATTTCTTTCATAGGAATCATGGATAGGACGTCTTTTTTTGTCTTAGGATCTGAAAATTTTTCTTCATTAATAGGCGTATTAATGGCTCCGGGACCAATGTTATTCACACGGATGCCGTATGGCGCATATTCAAGCGCAAGCGTCTGAGTAAGCATCTTCATCCCACCTTTGCTTGAAGCGTAATGAACAAAGTGAGGCCAGGGCACAACTTCATGAACGCTAGACATGTTGATAATCGATCCTTTAATTTGATGTTTGATCATATAGTTAATCGCTTTTGTAGAGCCAAGAAACGTCCCGGAGAGATTAACCGAGATCACTTGATTCCAATCGTCTAGCGTCATTTCATGTGAAGGAATTTCCTTTTGAATGCCAGCATTGTTCATCATCACATTCAGCGTTCCATAACTCTTATGCGCAGCCGTGATTAACCTCTCAACGTCCGCTTCTTTTGAAACATCTGCTTGTACGGCTATTGCCTCTCCACCAGAGCTTTTGATTTCCTCCACAACTTTTGTAGCCTCTTCTTCTTTTGATAAATAATTTACGACGACTTTCATCCCTTCCTTACCAAAGCGAATTGCAATCGCTTTTCCAAGACCAGAAGCGGCACCGGTAACAATCGCCACTTTTCCATGTAACTCCTTATACACCAATTGTGCGAACCTCCTTATTTTTTCGTGAAGCCAAGCATGACTCCCCCAACGATAATCAGAATGGATCCGAGGATAACAAATATGAGTTGTTTTTTCGTTTTTCGTTCACCTAGTAAAAAAATTCCCCCAAGAGTCGAAATGATAATACCGGTTTGACTAAGCGAAAAGCTAGTCGCCGTCCCCACGCGAGGTATGGAGAGGAGAAGAGCAAGGTTTCCACTCGCCCACATGAGACCAGGTATCCCGTTTCGAAACGTATATTTATTAAAGGGTTTATGATGAATACTTTGCAGGAGTGCGCCAACGACCATGCCAATTGCTTGAGGGAGAATAGCGGTCCAACCGTCAATCGAAAACCACCTGATGATTACCACGTAGCCGACATATCCCGCAGTTGAGAGAAGCAAGATCGTAAAACCTTTTGCTAAATCACTTTTTCCTTCCGCTTCCCTTTCTTCAGACTTCTCATAAGAAGTAAAAATTACCCCGGCTACAATGAGAACCAGTGCACCGATTCCTATCGTTAGCTTTGTCGTAGAAGACCACTCGCCAAATGCAATAACTCCGAACAAAGAAGTACCGACAAGCTGAAGTCCAGTAGAAATGGGGAGTGTTTTTGATACGCCAAGAAAGGCGACAGCTTTGAATTGATTCATTTGCCCGACAGACCAAAATAAGCCTGATATAAAGCCAACGATTAAGGCGGCTGTTGTAAAATTGGGCGTTGTAAAAAAGTACACCACAATCGAAAAGAGAAGGGCACCAATAGTGGTACCAACAACCTGGTTGTATGGTTCGCCGCCAAGCTTTGTGCTAACAAGTAGAATACTTCCCCACATGACTGCCGGAATGAGAGCAATTAGAATTTCGACCATGTAACCACCTGCTTATTTAGAAAAGGATGGGATAGCATTCTTAACGTCTCACTTTTTTAACATTTTTATCCGTTCTTTATAGGAGTGATCGACACGATATGGAATGGCAATAAAATACATGTGGAAAATAAAGAGGACTTCAGGCATGAAAAAAAGAAATTTACTATGACTAACTTACTAATTTCAAAAGTGTGGTGATGCTTTCAATGCTACTTACAGCCAAAAATTTACTTTTAAATCTCTTACTTGTTTTCGCTCCGCTAAGTATTATTCAAATTCTATACTTATTGAAGCACACAAACTTTTTGAAAAAATCGTCCGGTTGGCTACTTACATTATTTCCTGGCGTAGCGATTATATTGTGTATGGTTTATCCCGTTGTTGTTGATGATAATTTCATCTTAGATTTTAGAAGAATTCCTTTTATTCTAGGTGCATTATACGGAGGTAAGTGGGTTGCGTTTTCGTATCTCTTTATCACACTGGCCTATCGATTTACGTTAGGAGGTACTGGGTTTTATTCGACCTTGCTCTCTTTTACTCTTCTTACAATTGTTGCTTCCATCGTTTCCTCGAAATTTCTTAAATACAGTTTGAAGAAAAAACTTCTCGTTGCAGCAAGTATCGATTTGATGGTAGGTGTATCCTCTACAATCATTTCCTTAACATTCTTTGACACGCAAATTTATACCTCTTCCTGGGTTCTTTTTAATCTGACTAGTCTTTTGGGATTGCTACTAGCCACGCTTGTCTACGAAGTTTTTCTAAATCAGTTTAAATTATTGCAGTCGGTGATGGAAGGTCAGAAGTTAGAAGTCGTCAGTCATCTAGCTGCTAGTATTTCTCACGAAGTTCGAAATCCATTAACCGTTAGTCGAGGGTTTCTTCAGTTAATTGAAAGTGACCTTAAAAGCAAACAAACGAAAGAATATATGGAACTTGCGATAAATGAACTCGATCGAGCGACTGAAATCATTAATGATTATTTAACCTTCGCAAAACCGTTTCCTGAAAATATAGAGGAAATTGATGTCGCAAGCGAAATCGCCTATAGTGTAAGTGTTATTACTCCTCTCGCGACGTTAAAAGATGTGACCATTACGACGAAAATCGATATGCCACCAACCATCATTCAATCAGAAAAGCGCAAATTTCAGCAGTGTTTGATGAACATTTTTAAAAATGCGATTGAAGCGATGCCAGACGGGGGGACACTTACCGTTACGACAAAAATAGAAAAGAAAAAGCTGGAAATTAGTATAGCGGACACGGGAATTGGTATGACGGAAGAGCAATTAAGCCGCATGGGACAGCCTTTTTTTACAACGAAAGAAAAGGGGACAGGACTTGGAATGATGGTTTCTCATAGCATTGTCCAAGCGATGAAGGGGGAAATTATTTATGTTAGTACACAAGGTGAGGGAACGACCGTACATCTTGTGTTTGAAATATAAAAAATAAGGGGAAATTGAAACTTTCTTGTAAGTGATTCGTAAACAATAGAAGAAACGATTGGAGGCTATTATCATGAAGAAATTTTATAAATCGACAACGAATAAGCAGTTATCAGGTGTTCTTGGAGGAGCAAGCGAAATCTTTAACATTGATGCAAGCATGCTAAGAATCGCTTATTTTGCTTTATCTCTCTTTACTTCAGGACTCTTTGTGCTCATCTATATTGCAGCAGCGATTATTTTGCCAACGGATAAGGAAGTACAAAATAATCAGTAAAGGCGCGTACGGAGGATAATATGAAGAAGACTGGATTTTACAATGTCGTGGCTATGGTTAGCTCCTTTTTTCTATTTTGTACAGGGCTAATCTCTTTATTTGGGTGGATGGTGTTATTCTCTACGCCAATTTCTGCAATCTTCGCAGTCACCGGTTTTTTCGGTGTTCTGACAAATAGCTGGCAGTTGAAGAAGTATATACAGAGTAGGTCGTATAACTCGTAATACACTTCATTTATTATTGGTAAGATGAAAAAGAGCGATGTACTTCGATGCATCGCTCTTTTGTTTTGAATTATCTAATAAAAATTAATTTCATATGAATGATACAATTAAAAAATTAGTAATCGTAAATTTGTGAAAGGAAGGATTTCTCATGACCAAACATAAGATCTATACAATGAGTGTCGCAAGTGTCTATCCACACTATGTTACAAAGGCGAAAAAAAAAGGACGTACGAAAACAGAAGTCAATGAAATTTTCTGTTGGTTAACAGGGTATAGCCAGAAAGAGCTAGAAACTCAGCTGGAAAACAAGACAGACTTTGAGACCTTCTTTGCGGAAGCTCCTCAACTCAATCCTTCACGAACCTTGATTAAGGGTGTCGTCTGTGGTATACGAGTGGAAGATATTGAAGAACCAACTATGCAGGAAATTCGCTATTTGGATAAGCTGATTGATGAGTTAGCAAAGGGAAAAGCGATGGAGAAGATTTTGCGGAAAGCATAAGGTCTATAAAAAAAGCGCAATTCTTTATTGAATCTGCGCTTCTTTCCTTTTTGTCTCTAACAAAGAATTCGGATAGTACACTTAACTAGGATTCACTTTTACTACGGGCTTTTCCCATAATAAAGCTCACGATTAACACTAAAATAATTGCTCCTATGATAGCGGGGATAATGTTGAATCCACCAATATCTGGTCCCCAGCTACCAAGAATAAGCGTACCTAGCCACGCACCAACAAATCCAGCAATGATATTTCCTATAATTCCACCCGGAACATCTCGACCTGTAATTGCACCAGCTAGCCAACCAATAATACCGCCAACGATTAAACTCCAAATAAACTCTATCGGAAACACCTCCTACATACAAAATCCTTCTGTATTGTTTTATCCTAAAAATGTAATTCTATCCTTAATCATAAATTCCTCATGGGGTGTCTCGATAAAGCCATAATCGAATAGGAGAACTAAAAAAACCGTATCTCATTCCCAGGGGGATAAAGACACGGCTTTTCATATACAATCACATAGGGATTAATCTCTTGTTAACGTTGCTTCCGAAGAAATAGCCTGAGCAAGGTTAGATGTAATGCGTATTTCACCAAAATCAATTCCAAGCTGAACGGCCGTTTGCGCTATTTCAGGGCGAATACCGGATAAGGTTGCCGTTACTCCAATTAATTTGAGTCCTGTGATTAACTGGAATATTTGCTGCGCGACTCTTGTGTCAACAAGGTAGACCCCCGACAAATCAATGAAAAGGTGGTCAACTCGTTTCGTTGTACAACCTTCTAGCGTATTTTCGAAAATAGCTGTTGCTCGATCTGAATCGATGTCACCAACAAGTGGAAGAAGCGCCTTTCCATCTGGAAGGTCGATTAGCGGGGAGCTAAGTTCATTAATCGTTTGCTGCTGTTCCTCAATGCGAGCATTTAAATGCTTAGATTTTTCCTCTACGACACGCGTCATCACAACATCAACCGCTTCAATGATGGCGTATTTCCAGATATCAAGACTTTTTTGTGACACGAGGTCTTCCGTTGTTTTGGAATACTCTTCGATAAAATCCATGTATTGTTCACGTACGCGCTGGAATTCTTTCATAATAAGATGAGTAGGCGTATTTAAGTGTTCAGGATCCCGTCCAATTTCCTGAACCCAATCAACAAATTCAGCAAAAAAAGCGCTTTTCTCCATTATGAATATTTTGCATAAGTGCTGATGAAACTCGAAATTTTGTGATTTTAATTCACGAATAACTTCAGGATCAGTTGAGGCATAGACGCCCGTTCCACTCTTGTCTAATGACGCATACCAATCTTCAGTTAGCTGTTCTGCTTTCGTTAATAAAAATTGATGAAGTTCTTTGTTACGTTGCATGCAAATATGCTCCTCTCGACACCTAAATTCGTTCTTATTTTAGTAGTGTGTATCATTTCATCCACTCATATATGCGTCCATGATGATGGCATCTTTTAGGTGGGAACAGTATAACAGCGACAGATAGTCACTACCTTTACATATGTTATAAAACCATTATAACAACCTTTTACAAAATCCACGAACTTAATTACGTTTTTGAAAATAACAATTGTGTAACAGGCCGAAAGTTGAGAAGTAAAAAGGGGAGAAGATCCATTTTAAAATGAAGGAAAAATGACACCAGAACTGTTCAACCATGTGTTGAGGTAACGGTAGTAAAAGGTGATTTTGATAATGTAAGGCAGAGCTTTGTTATGGCAATAGAAAGGTGTTTTTCTCTGCTAAGGATACTTGGAGAATACCAGATCGTGTGGAAAAGATGGGTAATGATTTGCTCATGATCGTTAGGATCTGTCCCGGAATTTGTGAGTAGGTGTGAAAGGTGAAGAATATACGTATCATACAATTCATTCAATGAGCTTTGATCTTTCTCGACTAGTCGTTGAATGATCTGTTTCTGAGTTTCCATGTCGGTTCTCCTTATTTTGTAAGTGGTAGTTTTTTCAATACCCCACCTTAATTATTTCAAACTAATAATTCTCGAATTAAAGATATTATCAGATGTAGAAAAATACAAAAGTAAATATCGGGGATCTATGCCATTAACATAAGCGACTGAATTTTCTTGCTTTTTGGATGGGCGTATTGGTATAGTTAAATTGGAGATGAGTGGAAAGGGGACTGTGAACATGTGTGGACAAATCCTGTAAACGTTGAACAATTGATTAGCCTATTTAAAACGATGGGATAGGTCTGTCAATGTAACGAAGACAGGAGGTTCACCACGTTCATGATTGATTAAACGAACTTGACAGCTACCTGAAGAAGGTTCTGTCATTTTTTATGATCATCTCCTTTCACGAGTGTGCGGGTGTTCCTTCATAAGGGAGGAAGAAAACATGAATCAAGAGAGACGAATTGCGATTGTCACTGGTGCAAGCCGTCCGAACGGGATAGGGGCTGCGCTTTGTCGTGAACTAGCTCAGGAAGGCTACAATCTATTTTTTACTCATTTTTCACCATATGATTATAAAACGGGGTACAACGATGCAGAAGCGAACTGGGCCGAGGTATTTGAGAACGAATTAAGGGACCATGGTGTGAGAGTGGAATCGATGGAACTGGATTTAAGCAAAAGCGATGCCCCTGCTCAACTTTTGGAACGCGTGTTAAAAATGCGAGGACAGCTTTCTATTCTAGTGAACAATGCCACCCATTGTGTCGAAATGAGTCATGAAGAATTAACCTCAGGCGTTTTGGATGAGCATTATGCGGTAAATGTGAGAGGTACGTGCATGCTGTCGGTTGCATTTGCAAAACAATTAAAAAAGGACGATCTCGGCGGACGGATTATCAATTTTGTTTCAGGGCAAGACAAAAGTCCTCAGCCTGGGAATCTTCCCTATATTACGACCAAAGGGGCGATCTCTGCTTTTACGACTTCGTTTGCAACCGAGGTCGCTTCCCAACATATTACGGTGAATGCGATTGACCCTGGTCCGACGAATTCAGGGGCAATGGATCGAGCGACGCAGGACTTCTTAAAACCTAAGTTCCCGACCGGACGAATTGGAAGGCCAGAAGATGCAGCGCGCTTAGTGAATTTCCTTACGAGTGATGCAGCGAACTGGATAACGGGGCAAATCATTCATTCAGATGGTGGCTTTCGCGATTAAGAGAAGAACTGAAAAAAAGCGTGCTGACATCGTGTCAGCACGCTTTCCTTTTTAGAATAAAACATATGAAACAACGACATAGAGCAGAGTCATGACGAGCGATGGAGCAGCATAGCGCCATGAACTACGCACAGTTGATGGTCGAAGGAGCAAGTACATAATCACGAACGTCATCAACAGTCCGAGACAAGCGATGAAGATATGAGACATATCAACCGCAGCAAGGATAGGGCCATCTCGATAAAGCAAATCTGTGAGGGCGAGAAGTTGGATGTTGAATAAGTTACTACCAAGTATCGAACCAATTGCCATATTATAGTTTGCTAGTTTAAAAGCTGCGAGCACTGTTACGAGCTCTGGTAAAGATGTCGAGGCAGCGATGAGAAAACTACCTACAAAGCTTGCATTCATACCCGTTGCTTCAGCTAAGCGATCTCCTGCAATGGAAAGAATACTACCGGATACGAAAACAATTAACGCGGCAACAATGAAACCAATTACAGCCGTGCGCAGCGAGATATCTTTCGTAGGAATGTCTTCTTGTTCACCGTCATCACCTGAGATGTACTTCATCGATAGAACATATAGGAAAACAATGACGATCATCTCAATCCCAATTCCAAAGATGGAAATGGAGCCTGGTATTAGTAACGAGACAATTAAAATGACGAGAAAAAGGAGACCGACGAGAGCAGAAGGTACGTTTGCCTTCGTGTTTACCTTCTGAAATAATCTCCGTCTTCTGTAAATCAAGTCAACAACCGCTAGAATTAACAGGTTAAAAACATTACTTCCAAGCATATTTCCAACTGCAATATCGGGGTTATCAATATAAACGGCTGTTAGACTCGTTGTTAATTCAGGTAATGACGTTGCTCCTGCAATAAGGAATGTCCCGACCACAGCCCCACTTAAAGATGACTTCTTACTAATCACATCACCGAACTGATTCAGGTAAATAGCGGCACCGACTACTACGGCTGCTGCAAGAAGAAAGATCAAAATAATCATGTGTAACTCCTCTCCGCCAGCGCATACAAAAAAACCCTGGCACAACAAAATTGTACCAAGGTCTTGCGTACTAAAATCTTAGCCCGATGAACCAGGTATAAAAATACCGTATTGATGACTCATCAGCCGTTACCGGTCGCTACTCCCCTTGTTAAGTTAACTATAGCTCGGTTTAGTTTTAAAGTCAATTAAAAGGGCATGGGCAAATGATTGTTTAATAGGAGCTGTCGCTTCCAAAAACGCAGTGAACCTGTCCCCAAAACTTTTGAAACAGGTTTGTTAAATTCATTAATAAGGATCAGAAGGATGACTTCTTTCCTCTGCATTCTGAACAGCTTCATCCATCTTTTCTTCGGTAGAAGTGCGAAGTGCTTTCAGTCCTTCTGTGACACGCATTCCATAACCCTTATCGCATTCCGTTAACATCGAAATCATACGACTCTGGATTTCCTCACGGCAGTCTCCGAGCGCAATGACGAGATTTGAGATCAAATCATCTCGCTCCCAATCCTTCATTCTTCGATACGTTTCACCCGCTTGTCCGAAATTGTTTTCTATTGAGATTTTATTTCGCTGCAGCTTTCCTTCGACGTATGGTTCATACTCTTTTCCAGGATTAACCGCTTCCTTTAGTCCTCCAATCAAGGAAGGCTCATAATTCACGTGAGGATTTTGATGCTGCGCATAATCTTGCCTGAAATCCATTTGGCCTGCACTTTCATTGGTAGCCACGTGCTTTGCCGGCTTATTAATTGGTAACTGTAAATAGTTTGAGCCGACGCGATACCTCTGTGTATCTGAATACGAATAGGTTCGGCCTTGAAGAAGCTTATCATCAGAGAAATCAAGCCCATCCACAAGGACGCCCGTACCAAACGCTGCCTGTTCCACTTCAGCGAAATAATTTTCTGGGTTTTTATTTAAAACCATTTTACCTACTTTGTGCCATGGAACGTCTTCTTTGTACCAGAGTTTTGTAGGGTCTAGTGGGTCAAAGTCTAAATCAGGATGTTCGCCATCTTCCATAATCTGAACGTAAAGCTCCCATTCAGGGAAATCTCCATTTTCAATCGCTTCGTACAGATCCTGTGTGGCATGGTTAAAGTTCGTGGATTGTATCTGATCCGCTTCTTGTTGAGTAAGATTACGAATTCCTTGTACAGGCTCCCAGTGATACTTCACTAGGACTGCTTTCCCTTCTTTGTTCACCCATTTGTAGGCGTGCACACCTGACCCCTGCATATGTCGGAAGTTTGCCGGAATACCCCATGGTGAGAAAAGAAACGTGACCATCTGCATTGATTCAGGCGTTTGACAGAGAAAATCAAACATCCGCTCCATATCTTGCCTATTTGTAACGGGATCTGGTTTAAAGGAGTGCACCATATCTGGGAACTTAAGCGGATCGCGAATAAAGAAGATTTTTAAGTTATTCCCTACTAAATCCCAGTTTCCGTCTTCTGTATAAAACTTTACCGCAAATCCTCTTGGGTCACGTAGCGTTTCAGGGGAATGAGTCCCGTGAACGACGGTAGAGAACCGGACGAATACAGGTGTTTGTTTGCCAACTTCAGTGAATACCTTCGCCCGTGTATAGTTTGAAATCGGTTCATCACCTACTTTTCCATAGGATTCAAAATAACCATGGGCACCTGCGCCGCGGGCATGCACAACTCGTTCAGGGGTACGTTCACGATCAAAATGACTGATTTTCTCTAAAAAATCATAGTTCTCAAGTGTCGTAGGACCGCGATTTCCAACCGTTCGAACATTTTGATTGTCTGTAACCGGATGACCTTGACGGTTGGTTAGTGTTTCATCCGCTTCGTGTTTTTCATTTTGTTGGTTTGGATCTTTGTTCATGGCAAATCCTCCTTCTATATATCGTTCAAATTATCCCCAAAGAAATCGTCCTTATACTGTTTATATAGTTAAATTTTGGTTATGGGTTTGCACGGAAATGAAACCCTAGCGTCTGTTTAATCGTAAAGAAAGAAAGCGGTTTACTATGAAAGGAGAAAACGAATGCTTGAGATCATCTTAACGATTGTGTTTGCGATCGTTTTTATAATTGGGATCTATGTACAGGTGACAAGAAGAAAACGAGCTGGGTTAACCGGGGTGAAATCAGCTATTGCACCCATTTGTTTTATGATTAGTGCTGCTCTTAATCCATTGGGGTATTGGTTCGGGTTCCTTGGTTTAATTAGTTTACTAGGTTCGATGCTGTTTCTATTTCTTGGCGCTTATTATGTGAAAGAGATGCAGGTGGAAGAAGTATCTAAAAAGGGGGGATGAAATGAAATTGAAATCTTTATTGGTGATCCTGTTCCTCATATGTATGACAACGGTGACCATGGCCACTATTTATTTGATTCACAATAAAACGACCGAGCTCGATATTCCGGTAATTGTCTCCATGGTAGTTGGAGGCATGTTCGTGATACTAGGAATGGTGAGAAGAAAACATAAGGAAGAAGGAAGAGGATGAAGTACATAAGAGTCATGATCTTACTGGTAGCTATTATGGCTGCAAGCAGCATCGTGTGGCTTGGGTTTACAGGCGGCCATGAAGCTTTGTTCCGTCTGTGTATTAGCATTGCCGTTTTCGCCTCGCTCTGCTTTGTTTATATTGAAGAGAAAAAGAAGAAGCAGAAGAAGATCACGCTGATGTTTATAGGACTTAGTCTTCTTTCAATTAGTGCTGGGATCATTCAACTAATGAGCTGGTAGCATCGAAAAATAACCAAAAATAGCATACCAATGATTCTCAACATACAAAAAGGACGATACCCCAAATGGTTTCGTCCTTTTTCACGTTTCGTTACTGTCCGTTTTGAAACTGTTGATCGATCTCTCGCAATTGATCATAGGATTCTTTTAAATCGTCAGGAATCAACTTCCGCCCTTGTTCCCAGGCGTTTTCTTCAATTTCTGCGAGAAGTTCCTGCTGAACCTCTTCATCTTCATACATTAAGATGCGAAGGTCGTGCCGGTGTTTCTTAAAATCTAAATAGTACCCAATTTCGTGATACAGAAGGATCAAAGCGATGTTTTCTTCCGTTTCTTTTAGTTTAAAGTTCACTTTTGCTTGATAGCCGTTCATTTGTAAGTAATTAAACTTGATCGTATTGGTCGATACGTTATAGCTCATTGGAGCGGCTAGCTCGTTGTTAAACTCATAGTTAATCGATAGCTTATGCTCTTCTAGCGTGTCTTTGATGATTTTTTCGACGTCCCATATATATAACATGTTTTTTATCACAGTCCTTTTAATGTCTTCAATCGAATCTTGCGCTGATTCTTTGGGAGATTCAACCCTTTATTTTAAAGGATTCATCTTGAAACGGCTACCATTCTGGCAAGATCGTTACGAGATTTACCCGCTAAACTTCATTTCTTTCACCTTACATACATCATTTTCACACATTTATCCCATATTTTTGTGAAATTTATTCGTTATTGTATGAATTGAGGCGTTTGAATTGTTGGAAAGGGTGAAAGTTGATGAAAAAGAATGTAACACTATCGTTATTCGTTACTTCCTTGCTGGTTCTTGGGGCATGTCAAAATTCAGCACCAGAAACCGAATCAGGTACAGCGGAAAGTGATCGTAATGAGGCAATCGTTTCTTTGGTGAAAATGAATGATTTCTACATTGGCGAAACGTTAAATGATCAGTCTCTTATCCATTCCTTTATTCCAGAAAATACGGATAAGTCACCGGTTATTATGGTGCCAGGCCTTGGATTAGCCGCTTCGATTTATGAAAGCACGCCAGATGATCGGAATGGCTGGGCCTATGATTTTGTAGCTGCAGGTTATCCAGTCTATACCGTTGATACCTCTGATCTTGCGAGTGCAGGTCTTTCCGAAAAAGAAGCTGAAGCAACATTATCAAAGTGGGATTCGGAATCGATTTGGTCTCGATGGGGATTAGGTTCTGGGCCAGGGGAGGCTTATGAGGATGGCCAATTCCCTGCTGATCAATTTGATCAATTTTATTCTTCCATTCCAATGCAAATAAAACTAGCGAGTAATGATTCTTCAAGCGAAGCTACTGGAAAAACTGGCAGTAGATCGGGAAGTGGGGATGAGGCAGGTAAGAGTAGCGGAGGAAACACTCAGGAAGTTGAAAATATGATTCAGCTTTTAGAAAAAACGGGTCCTTCGATT
This genomic interval carries:
- a CDS encoding GNAT family N-acetyltransferase, encoding MTTHIFSTERLVLRKMISEDVDSLLEIFSDKEVMKYYPSCKNRNDTVKWIEWTLHHYKIYGFGMWIVEDKESGQVIGQCGLVLQKLVHGVEVELGYLFAKQHWGKGYATEAAFACKKYAFNELGVSKLISLIDPQNKASLKVAKRIGMTYECTVIKWNKELDLYGCQ
- a CDS encoding glucose-1-dehydrogenase — its product is MYKELHGKVAIVTGAASGLGKAIAIRFGKEGMKVVVNYLSKEEEATKVVEEIKSSGGEAIAVQADVSKEADVERLITAAHKSYGTLNVMMNNAGIQKEIPSHEMTLDDWNQVISVNLSGTFLGSTKAINYMIKHQIKGSIINMSSVHEVVPWPHFVHYASSKGGMKMLTQTLALEYAPYGIRVNNIGPGAINTPINEEKFSDPKTKKDVLSMIPMKEIGEPAQIASIAAFLASDEASYVTGITLFADGGMKLYPAFQAGRG
- a CDS encoding GRP family sugar transporter produces the protein MVEILIALIPAVMWGSILLVSTKLGGEPYNQVVGTTIGALLFSIVVYFFTTPNFTTAALIVGFISGLFWSVGQMNQFKAVAFLGVSKTLPISTGLQLVGTSLFGVIAFGEWSSTTKLTIGIGALVLIVAGVIFTSYEKSEEREAEGKSDLAKGFTILLLSTAGYVGYVVIIRWFSIDGWTAILPQAIGMVVGALLQSIHHKPFNKYTFRNGIPGLMWASGNLALLLSIPRVGTATSFSLSQTGIIISTLGGIFLLGERKTKKQLIFVILGSILIIVGGVMLGFTKK
- a CDS encoding ATP-binding protein, producing MLLTAKNLLLNLLLVFAPLSIIQILYLLKHTNFLKKSSGWLLTLFPGVAIILCMVYPVVVDDNFILDFRRIPFILGALYGGKWVAFSYLFITLAYRFTLGGTGFYSTLLSFTLLTIVASIVSSKFLKYSLKKKLLVAASIDLMVGVSSTIISLTFFDTQIYTSSWVLFNLTSLLGLLLATLVYEVFLNQFKLLQSVMEGQKLEVVSHLAASISHEVRNPLTVSRGFLQLIESDLKSKQTKEYMELAINELDRATEIINDYLTFAKPFPENIEEIDVASEIAYSVSVITPLATLKDVTITTKIDMPPTIIQSEKRKFQQCLMNIFKNAIEAMPDGGTLTVTTKIEKKKLEISIADTGIGMTEEQLSRMGQPFFTTKEKGTGLGMMVSHSIVQAMKGEIIYVSTQGEGTTVHLVFEI
- a CDS encoding PspC domain-containing protein; the encoded protein is MKKFYKSTTNKQLSGVLGGASEIFNIDASMLRIAYFALSLFTSGLFVLIYIAAAIILPTDKEVQNNQ
- a CDS encoding DUF2200 domain-containing protein translates to MTKHKIYTMSVASVYPHYVTKAKKKGRTKTEVNEIFCWLTGYSQKELETQLENKTDFETFFAEAPQLNPSRTLIKGVVCGIRVEDIEEPTMQEIRYLDKLIDELAKGKAMEKILRKA
- a CDS encoding GlsB/YeaQ/YmgE family stress response membrane protein; this encodes MEFIWSLIVGGIIGWLAGAITGRDVPGGIIGNIIAGFVGAWLGTLILGSWGPDIGGFNIIPAIIGAIILVLIVSFIMGKARSKSES
- a CDS encoding STAS domain-containing protein, which produces MQRNKELHQFLLTKAEQLTEDWYASLDKSGTGVYASTDPEVIRELKSQNFEFHQHLCKIFIMEKSAFFAEFVDWVQEIGRDPEHLNTPTHLIMKEFQRVREQYMDFIEEYSKTTEDLVSQKSLDIWKYAIIEAVDVVMTRVVEEKSKHLNARIEEQQQTINELSSPLIDLPDGKALLPLVGDIDSDRATAIFENTLEGCTTKRVDHLFIDLSGVYLVDTRVAQQIFQLITGLKLIGVTATLSGIRPEIAQTAVQLGIDFGEIRITSNLAQAISSEATLTRD